The following proteins come from a genomic window of Carassius carassius chromosome 10, fCarCar2.1, whole genome shotgun sequence:
- the LOC132151343 gene encoding poly(rC)-binding protein 3-like, with the protein MEPNKVQSEGGLNVTLTIRLLMHGKEVGSIIGKKGETVKKMREDSNARINISEGNCPERIVTITGPTDAIFKAFAMIAYKFEEDIVNSMSNSQATSKPPVTLRLVVPASQCGSLIGKGGSKIKEMRETTGAQVQVAGDMLPNSTERAVTISGAPEAIVQCVKQICVVMLESPPKGATIPYRAKPATAQVIFSGGQVRADTLAAPATAGLSLLLQHQPLPAYTIQGQYAIPHPDLTKLHQLVMQQTPFTSLGQTTPAFPGLDASSQASTHELTIPNDLIGCIIGRQGTKINEIRQMSGAQIKIANAMEGSSDRQITITGTPANITLAQYLINARFRDVAAMWTDPSTMTTS; encoded by the exons ATGGAGCCCAACAAAGTGCAATCTGAAGGAGGACTTAATGTCACTCTGACTATCAGACTCCTCATGCATGGCAAG GAGGTTGGAAGCATTATAGGCAAG AAAGGAGAAACTGTGAAGAAGATGCGTGAAGAT AGTAATGCACGCATAAATATTTCAGAGGGGAATTGCCCAGAGAGGATAGTTACCATAACAGGACCCACAGATGCCATATTCAAGGCCTTTGCCATGATCGCATACAAGTTTGAAGAA GATATTGTTAACTCTATGAGCAATAGCCAGGCTACTAGTAAGCCTCCAGTGACTTTGCGTTTGGTGGTGCCGGCCAGTCAGTGTGGCTCTCTAATTGGGAAAGGAGGCTCCAAGATCAAGGAGATGAGGGAG ACTACAGGGGCTCAAGTGCAAGTGGCTGGAGACATGTTGCCCAATTCTACTGAGCGGGCGGTCACTATCTCAGGTGCTCCAGAGGCTATTGTCCAGTGTGTGAAGCAGATCTGTGTGGTCATGCTGGAG TCCCCACCCAAAGGTGCCACAATTCCATATAGGGCGAAACCTGCCACTGCACAAGTCATTTTCTCTGGGGGCCAGGTGAGAGCAGATACTCTGGCAGCACCAGCCACAGCCGGCCTCAGCTTGTTACTGCAGCATCAGCCTCTGCCT GCCTACACCATTCAGGGACAATATGCCATCCCACACCCAGAC TTGACAAAGCTCCATCAGCTGGTTATGCAGCAAACCCCCTTTACCTCCCTCGGACAGACCACCCCCGCTTTTCCTG GTCTGGATGCCAGTTCACAGGCCAGTACTCATGAACTCACCATTCCAAATGAT cTAATAGGCTGCATTATCGGACGTCAGGGCACAAAAATTAATGAAATCCGTCAAATGTCTGGGGCTCAGATCAAAATTGCTAATGCCATGGAGGGGTCATCAGACCGTCAGATCACCATTACTGGAACACCTGCCAACATCACCCTGGCACAGT